The following proteins come from a genomic window of Paracoccus sp. MBLB3053:
- a CDS encoding MDR family MFS transporter, whose product MSQQPPLKAGPAGLTDRRRKVIFSFLMLSLFMATLDNQVVSTALPTIIGEFGAIERFGWIGSAYLLAQSAIMPVYGKLGDLFGRKYVMMFAVALFTLGSVLCGLAWSMDSLIAARAFQGLGAGGIMVSIFSINADLFEPRERARYQSFSSLVLMASGSIGPSLGGTMSQALGWRSIFLINLPIGIVALVGLAIMLPSRRPERQPKVDYLGALTLAVAIAGIVLWADSQSLFGSLTAAPALALPVLSAAALALWIAIERRAPEPIIPLSLFRDRNFSLLLIVGVVSGGIGIGMVNYHALFLQMTTGLSPARAGLFFIAITAGIAMGSLTSGRLISRTGRYKPWLVLGLSLTVLCLICLAMMPVNVPLWLVATVLLAQGIAIGLGQQAPVIGAQIASPAQDVGAATGAVTLSRMGGAALAISVYGAILTDRLMNTVVPGGGSIEKMTPDRMATLAPAARDAIALAYRGAFDWVYFAAVIMAGTGFLAATMLRPVMLSPAEPVAKPSQAIEASPGAG is encoded by the coding sequence ATGTCTCAACAGCCACCTCTCAAGGCCGGGCCTGCAGGTCTGACCGATCGACGCCGGAAGGTTATCTTTTCGTTCCTGATGCTCAGCCTGTTCATGGCCACGCTGGACAATCAGGTAGTGTCCACCGCGCTGCCCACCATCATCGGCGAGTTCGGCGCAATCGAGCGTTTCGGATGGATCGGATCGGCATATCTGCTGGCGCAAAGCGCCATCATGCCGGTCTATGGCAAGTTGGGCGACCTGTTTGGCCGCAAATACGTCATGATGTTCGCGGTCGCTTTGTTCACGCTGGGTTCGGTTCTTTGCGGCCTGGCCTGGTCGATGGACAGTCTGATTGCTGCCCGTGCCTTCCAGGGCCTTGGCGCCGGAGGCATCATGGTATCGATCTTCTCGATCAACGCGGATCTGTTTGAGCCGCGGGAGAGGGCAAGATACCAAAGCTTTTCCAGCCTTGTGCTGATGGCATCGGGGTCCATCGGGCCAAGCCTTGGCGGCACGATGAGCCAGGCTTTGGGTTGGCGATCGATATTTCTGATCAATCTGCCCATCGGGATCGTCGCCTTGGTCGGTCTCGCGATCATGCTCCCTTCGCGGCGGCCCGAACGGCAGCCCAAGGTCGATTATCTGGGCGCACTTACCCTTGCCGTGGCGATTGCCGGCATCGTGCTTTGGGCCGATAGCCAATCGCTGTTTGGCTCACTCACCGCCGCGCCCGCGCTGGCGCTGCCGGTGCTCTCGGCGGCGGCGCTGGCGCTCTGGATCGCAATCGAGCGTCGCGCGCCTGAACCCATCATCCCGCTGAGCCTGTTTCGAGACCGCAACTTTTCACTTTTGCTCATCGTTGGCGTGGTCAGTGGCGGCATCGGGATTGGAATGGTCAACTACCACGCCCTGTTCCTGCAGATGACAACAGGGCTATCGCCGGCCCGAGCGGGACTGTTCTTCATCGCCATCACCGCCGGGATTGCCATGGGCTCGCTGACCTCCGGGCGGCTGATTTCCCGGACGGGGCGATATAAGCCTTGGCTGGTTCTCGGACTTTCTCTCACTGTCCTGTGCTTGATCTGCCTGGCGATGATGCCGGTCAATGTGCCGCTCTGGCTTGTCGCGACGGTTTTGCTTGCGCAAGGGATCGCGATCGGATTGGGTCAGCAGGCACCCGTGATCGGGGCTCAGATTGCCTCTCCGGCACAGGACGTCGGTGCTGCAACGGGTGCCGTGACGCTCTCGCGGATGGGTGGCGCCGCACTGGCCATCTCGGTCTATGGGGCGATCCTGACCGACCGGTTGATGAACACGGTCGTGCCCGGCGGCGGTTCCATCGAGAAAATGACGCCGGATCGGATGGCCACGCTGGCGCCAGCCGCCCGCGATGCCATCGCACTGGCATATCGAGGAGCCTTCGACTGGGTCTATTTTGCCGCAGTCATCATGGCAGGAACCGGCTTTCTTGCGGCAACGATGCTGCGGCCCGTCATGCTCTCTCCGGCCGAGCCTGTGGCGAAGCCCTCTCAGGCGATCGAGGCCTCGCCCGGTGCCGGCTGA
- a CDS encoding Hint domain-containing protein: MPYTGPIIFTGDHLATLTSQPTNQGNPNDANFGMNLKGVTAVGTSTDYYRLVWVQNINNSADGFSNGQFWAIQKYDPSLDTDGDPSTGEEGWPASGKGYVFTQLAPKPDLVSGLGEGENYIVFEGQGGGASHLILDIGKSFGTTPTDMYYPAAGGAGELTFSDVSSALSLAQRQPQEDTAVCYRRGTMILTERGEIAIEDLRQGDSIVCRFGGLRKIRWIGHQHFDGASAHKERAICFAPGSISEGMPRRPLFVSQGHSMLIGEILVLAANLVNGITVTRAPLQDELDYFQIDFGAHDLVLADGAWSESFADCGDFRDSFDNVAEFRASFPDHVAPSEPLLCAPRPISGPSFQSALIAMAKRALNAGTISHSGAIEGRIEGVAAPAYVTGWARDVSHPGHPIALEVVLDGKVIGTTIACLTGPEQRNANRMGFVFSGASVLSTAELRRLVVRRASDGQTITGLPGFQGRLQGHLDRVTKLDRIEGWARDEANPVQPVVLEVALGDEVLGTVLACRPRHDLAAAKLGDVAFVFELPRKLTEAEAAALQLRRVGDGAPLPRSAATIIEHHGLMANAKAA, from the coding sequence ATGCCCTACACAGGCCCGATTATCTTTACCGGCGACCATCTCGCCACCCTGACGTCGCAGCCGACCAACCAGGGCAACCCGAACGACGCCAATTTCGGCATGAATCTCAAGGGTGTCACGGCTGTCGGAACCTCGACGGATTACTACCGTCTGGTCTGGGTCCAGAACATCAACAACAGCGCCGACGGGTTCAGCAATGGTCAATTCTGGGCCATTCAGAAATATGACCCCTCCCTCGATACGGATGGCGACCCCTCCACCGGTGAAGAAGGGTGGCCCGCTTCTGGCAAGGGTTATGTCTTTACTCAGCTCGCTCCGAAGCCCGATCTGGTCTCGGGTCTGGGAGAAGGCGAAAATTACATTGTCTTCGAAGGTCAGGGCGGCGGTGCATCGCATCTGATCCTCGATATCGGCAAGAGCTTCGGCACGACACCGACCGATATGTACTATCCCGCAGCGGGTGGCGCGGGTGAGCTGACCTTCTCGGATGTCAGCAGCGCGCTTTCCTTGGCGCAGCGCCAACCGCAAGAGGACACGGCCGTCTGTTATCGGCGCGGTACCATGATCCTGACCGAGCGCGGCGAAATCGCGATCGAGGATCTGCGCCAGGGTGACTCGATCGTCTGCCGCTTCGGTGGCCTGCGGAAGATCCGCTGGATCGGCCATCAGCACTTTGACGGCGCAAGTGCGCATAAGGAACGCGCCATTTGCTTTGCACCCGGATCGATTTCGGAAGGCATGCCGCGCCGACCGTTGTTCGTGAGCCAAGGTCATTCGATGCTGATCGGTGAAATCCTGGTTCTGGCCGCCAATCTGGTCAACGGGATCACCGTGACCCGCGCACCGCTGCAGGACGAACTGGACTATTTCCAGATCGACTTCGGCGCGCACGATTTGGTTCTTGCCGATGGCGCATGGTCAGAAAGCTTCGCCGATTGCGGCGACTTCCGGGACAGCTTCGACAATGTCGCAGAGTTTCGCGCAAGCTTCCCCGATCATGTGGCCCCAAGCGAGCCGCTTCTTTGCGCGCCGCGCCCGATTTCCGGGCCCAGCTTTCAATCAGCGCTTATTGCGATGGCGAAACGCGCACTGAATGCCGGCACGATCAGCCATTCGGGTGCCATCGAGGGTCGGATCGAAGGCGTTGCGGCCCCTGCCTACGTGACCGGTTGGGCGCGCGATGTCTCTCACCCAGGACATCCGATTGCGCTTGAGGTCGTGCTTGATGGCAAGGTGATCGGCACAACCATCGCCTGCCTGACCGGTCCCGAACAGCGCAATGCGAACCGGATGGGGTTCGTCTTCTCGGGGGCATCCGTACTCTCGACCGCCGAGCTGCGGCGGCTTGTCGTGCGCCGTGCAAGTGATGGACAGACGATCACCGGCCTGCCCGGATTTCAGGGGCGGCTGCAGGGCCATCTGGACCGCGTCACGAAGCTCGACCGGATCGAGGGTTGGGCCCGGGATGAGGCGAACCCTGTCCAGCCGGTCGTGCTTGAAGTTGCCTTGGGTGACGAGGTCCTGGGAACCGTGCTGGCCTGCCGTCCGCGCCACGATCTCGCCGCGGCGAAGCTGGGCGATGTGGCCTTTGTTTTTGAACTGCCCCGCAAACTGACCGAGGCCGAGGCCGCAGCGCTGCAGCTTCGTCGCGTCGGCGACGGCGCCCCGTTGCCGCGTTCGGCCGCAACGATCATCGAACATCATGGCTTGATGGCTAACGCCAAGGCGGCCTGA
- a CDS encoding MarR family winged helix-turn-helix transcriptional regulator, translated as MQDPMREDGIEMISSAMARFRVLIGRRVLSRIALTNLAPALDMADLDILGVIPGTLLGPIHCPQAEDVSVGDIARHLHIDPSRASRLVAGLVDRGFLIRAVSQHDARRAVLLRTEAGDRIFAEISRIKLELIREITGGWPEERLLSFAASFDDFTTAFEARIRSDQKEKG; from the coding sequence ATGCAGGACCCCATGCGCGAGGACGGTATCGAGATGATTTCCTCGGCGATGGCGCGGTTTCGCGTTCTGATCGGGCGGCGTGTGCTCAGCCGGATCGCCCTGACAAATCTGGCCCCTGCCCTGGACATGGCCGATCTGGATATATTGGGCGTGATACCCGGCACGCTGCTCGGGCCTATCCACTGCCCACAAGCGGAAGACGTATCGGTTGGTGATATTGCGCGGCATCTGCATATCGACCCGTCTCGCGCAAGCAGGCTGGTGGCCGGTCTTGTGGATCGTGGGTTCCTGATCCGCGCCGTTTCGCAACATGACGCACGGCGCGCAGTCCTGCTGCGCACAGAAGCCGGTGACCGGATCTTTGCCGAAATTAGTCGGATAAAGCTGGAACTGATCCGCGAGATTACCGGTGGCTGGCCCGAGGAACGTTTGCTGTCTTTTGCTGCTTCGTTTGACGATTTCACCACGGCCTTCGAAGCGCGGATCAGGTCAGATCAGAAAGAAAAGGGTTAG
- the cysN gene encoding sulfate adenylyltransferase subunit CysN: MNTQEPIYKTDALIAENIDAYLEAHQHKTMLRFITCGSVDDGKSTLIGRLLYDSKMIFEDQLAALEADSKRVGTQGQEIDFALLVDGLAAEREQGITIDVAYRFFATEKRKFIVADTPGHEQYTRNMVTGASTADLAVILIDARKGVLTQTRRHSYLVHLLGIRHIVLAVNKMDLVGYDQATFDKIVEEYSEFARSIGITEFTAMPISGFKGDNITGPSDNTPWYDGPALLPHLETVELDSTVEQTKAFRMPVQWVNRPNLDFRGFSGLVASGSAKPGDKIRVLPSGKTSTISRIVSLEGDRDLAVAGESVTVTFADEIDCSRGSVIVAAQSPLEVADQFESTLVWMDEQELVPGRAYWLKIGTQTVSATVHAPKYEVNVNTQEHLASKTLDLNAIGVANITTDREIPFAPYDENRDLGGFILIDKMTNHTVAAGMIHFALRRAQNIHWQATDIGREHHAKMKHQKPAVLWLTGLSGSGKSTIANIVEKKLARMNRHTFLLDGDNVRHGLNKDLGFTEADRIENIRRVGEVAKLMTDAGLIVITAFISPFRSERDMVRGMMQPGEFLEVFVDTPLSVAEERDVKGLYAKARSGQLKNFTGIDSPYEAPDAPEIRIDTTDMTPEQAADLIIARLIP; encoded by the coding sequence ATGAACACCCAAGAACCGATCTACAAGACCGACGCTCTGATCGCCGAGAACATCGACGCCTATCTCGAGGCGCATCAGCACAAGACCATGCTGCGCTTCATCACCTGCGGCTCGGTCGATGATGGCAAATCCACCCTGATCGGGCGGTTGCTCTATGACAGCAAGATGATCTTCGAGGATCAGCTTGCCGCACTGGAAGCCGACAGCAAGCGCGTTGGCACGCAGGGACAGGAAATCGACTTCGCCCTTCTCGTCGACGGCCTTGCGGCCGAGCGCGAACAGGGCATCACGATCGACGTGGCCTACCGCTTCTTCGCGACCGAAAAGCGCAAGTTCATCGTCGCAGACACGCCCGGCCACGAACAGTATACCCGCAACATGGTCACGGGCGCCTCGACCGCCGACCTCGCGGTCATCCTGATCGACGCGCGCAAGGGTGTCCTGACGCAGACCCGCCGTCACAGCTATCTCGTTCATCTTCTGGGCATCCGCCATATCGTGCTGGCGGTGAACAAGATGGACCTTGTCGGCTACGACCAGGCGACCTTTGACAAGATCGTCGAAGAATACAGCGAATTCGCGCGGAGCATCGGCATTACCGAGTTCACCGCGATGCCCATCTCGGGCTTCAAGGGTGACAACATCACCGGCCCCAGCGACAATACGCCCTGGTATGACGGCCCGGCCCTGCTGCCGCATCTTGAAACGGTCGAGCTTGACTCGACGGTCGAGCAGACCAAGGCATTCCGCATGCCGGTTCAATGGGTCAACCGCCCGAACCTCGATTTCCGCGGCTTTTCCGGACTGGTTGCCAGCGGTTCTGCAAAACCGGGTGACAAGATCCGCGTCCTTCCGTCGGGCAAGACCTCGACCATCTCGCGGATCGTGAGCCTTGAAGGCGACCGCGATCTGGCTGTGGCCGGCGAATCCGTCACCGTCACCTTTGCAGACGAAATCGACTGTTCGCGCGGTTCGGTGATCGTCGCTGCACAGTCGCCGCTGGAAGTGGCGGACCAGTTCGAATCCACCCTTGTCTGGATGGATGAACAAGAGCTGGTTCCGGGTCGCGCCTATTGGCTGAAAATCGGCACCCAGACGGTTTCGGCCACGGTTCATGCCCCGAAATACGAGGTCAACGTCAACACCCAGGAACATCTGGCCTCGAAGACGCTCGACCTGAACGCCATCGGCGTCGCGAACATCACCACGGACCGCGAAATTCCCTTCGCGCCATATGATGAGAACCGCGACCTTGGCGGCTTCATCCTGATCGACAAGATGACCAACCACACGGTCGCTGCCGGGATGATCCATTTCGCGCTGCGCCGGGCCCAGAACATCCACTGGCAGGCGACCGATATCGGGCGCGAGCATCACGCCAAGATGAAGCACCAGAAGCCTGCCGTGCTTTGGCTGACCGGTCTTTCGGGTTCGGGCAAATCGACCATCGCCAACATCGTCGAGAAGAAGCTGGCGCGGATGAACCGCCACACCTTCCTGCTTGACGGCGACAACGTGCGTCACGGCCTGAACAAGGATCTGGGCTTCACCGAAGCCGACCGGATCGAGAACATTCGCCGCGTCGGCGAGGTCGCCAAGCTGATGACCGATGCGGGCCTGATCGTGATCACCGCCTTCATCTCGCCGTTTCGCTCGGAACGCGACATGGTGCGCGGCATGATGCAGCCCGGCGAGTTCCTTGAGGTCTTTGTCGATACGCCGCTTTCGGTGGCGGAAGAGCGTGACGTGAAGGGGCTTTACGCCAAGGCACGCTCGGGTCAGCTGAAGAACTTCACTGGCATCGATTCGCCTTACGAGGCACCGGATGCGCCGGAAATCCGGATCGATACGACGGACATGACGCCAGAGCAGGCCGCTGATCTGATCATCGCAAGGCTGATCCCCTGA
- a CDS encoding helix-turn-helix transcriptional regulator, whose product MLQTRAEAATFRIDWPGARSQAWSAAREVGLADGTLRQMRPDRVYSQVDLPGFEDRSEPLRAMKCGFRTGGHAVIVLSRQGQDFRAIDGVHLSELAPFVSQAVQIWQDLSLERARALRERRMNVDLGAGWVIFSPLGNVLDIAPQARVWLEDVDGVRLRAGGRLEFHNGETALEFRRAIAAVQSPETATVTVALSDDPRMELRLRAGLHEGEKIITGSIRLAQFARSLDARNVANSLDLSHSEARLAILLCDGFSLQEAAAELGWTSETARSCSKQIFARMGVTGQGGVLRRMLAGSMWFS is encoded by the coding sequence GTGCTGCAGACGCGCGCAGAGGCAGCGACATTTCGGATCGACTGGCCGGGCGCCCGCAGCCAGGCATGGTCTGCCGCGCGCGAAGTCGGGCTGGCAGACGGCACTCTGCGGCAAATGCGACCGGATCGGGTCTATTCGCAGGTGGATCTGCCGGGGTTTGAGGATCGGTCAGAGCCCCTGCGCGCAATGAAATGCGGCTTTCGGACCGGGGGACACGCCGTCATAGTCCTGAGCCGGCAAGGTCAGGATTTTCGGGCAATCGACGGGGTACATCTTTCGGAACTGGCGCCTTTCGTCAGCCAGGCTGTGCAGATCTGGCAGGATCTGAGTCTGGAACGTGCCAGGGCGCTCCGGGAACGGCGGATGAATGTTGATCTGGGTGCTGGATGGGTCATCTTCTCTCCGCTCGGAAACGTTCTCGACATTGCGCCCCAGGCCCGGGTCTGGCTGGAAGACGTGGATGGGGTGCGCTTGCGCGCGGGCGGGCGGCTGGAGTTTCACAACGGTGAGACGGCTTTGGAGTTCCGCCGAGCCATTGCTGCGGTCCAATCACCCGAAACTGCGACGGTGACGGTCGCCTTGTCCGATGATCCGCGTATGGAGTTGCGCCTGCGCGCCGGTCTGCACGAGGGAGAGAAAATCATCACTGGCTCGATCCGGCTTGCGCAGTTCGCGAGGTCCCTTGACGCCAGAAATGTCGCCAACAGCCTGGATCTCAGCCACAGCGAGGCGCGCCTCGCGATCCTGCTCTGCGACGGGTTCAGCCTGCAGGAAGCCGCCGCAGAGTTGGGCTGGACGTCCGAAACGGCACGCAGTTGTTCCAAGCAGATATTCGCCCGAATGGGCGTAACCGGCCAAGGCGGCGTCCTGCGCAGGATGCTCGCGGGCAGCATGTGGTTTTCGTGA
- the cysD gene encoding sulfate adenylyltransferase subunit CysD, producing the protein MNQKTLTHLQRLEAESIHILREVVAEAENPVMLYSVGKDSAVMLHLAKKAFYPSPPPFPLLHVDTTWKFRDMYALRDKAAKDAGMELLVYQNPEAIARGINPFDHGSLHTDMWKTEGLKQALDKYGFDVAFGGARRDEEKSRAKERVFSFRSANHRWDPKNQRPELWRLYNARKAKGESVRVFPISNWTELDIWQYIHLEGIEIVPLYFSAPRPTVERDGLILMVDDERFPLEDGETPEMRSVRFRTLGCYPLTGAVESEAQTLPEVIQEMLLTTTSERQGRAIDHDQAASMEKKKQEGYF; encoded by the coding sequence ATGAACCAGAAAACCCTCACTCACCTTCAACGCCTCGAGGCGGAGAGCATTCACATTCTGCGTGAAGTTGTCGCCGAAGCGGAAAACCCCGTCATGCTCTACAGCGTCGGCAAGGACAGTGCCGTCATGCTGCATCTGGCGAAGAAGGCTTTCTACCCGTCGCCGCCGCCTTTCCCACTGCTGCACGTCGACACGACATGGAAGTTCCGCGACATGTACGCCCTGCGCGACAAGGCCGCGAAGGATGCGGGGATGGAACTCCTTGTCTACCAGAACCCCGAGGCAATTGCGCGGGGCATCAACCCGTTCGACCACGGTTCGCTGCATACCGACATGTGGAAGACCGAGGGCCTCAAGCAGGCGCTGGACAAATACGGCTTTGACGTTGCCTTCGGCGGCGCGCGCCGCGACGAAGAGAAATCCCGTGCCAAGGAACGCGTCTTCTCGTTCCGTTCGGCCAATCACCGCTGGGACCCCAAGAACCAGCGTCCCGAACTCTGGCGGCTTTACAACGCCCGCAAGGCCAAGGGGGAAAGCGTTCGCGTCTTCCCGATTTCGAACTGGACCGAGCTTGATATCTGGCAATACATCCATCTCGAAGGGATCGAGATCGTTCCCCTTTATTTCTCTGCGCCGCGTCCCACGGTCGAGCGCGACGGGCTGATCCTGATGGTCGATGACGAGCGCTTCCCGCTGGAAGATGGCGAGACGCCCGAAATGCGGTCGGTCCGCTTCCGTACGCTGGGCTGCTATCCGCTGACCGGCGCGGTCGAAAGCGAAGCGCAGACCCTGCCCGAAGTGATCCAGGAAATGCTGCTCACCACGACCTCCGAGCGTCAGGGCCGCGCGATCGACCATGATCAGGCCGCCTCGATGGAGAAGAAGAAGCAGGAAGGCTATTTCTGA
- a CDS encoding metallophosphoesterase family protein, which produces MNFRFLHSSDLHLGKPFGSYPEAIRNRLRDARHDCIAKLAEAARARGAGTILLAGDTFDAETPSPETLRHALRAMAAAEDIRWVLLPGNHDSLAASELWRRIVSDGPGNLSPVTSSAPLPLGGGAMLLPAPCTQRRPGRDLTEAMNAATPEGTLRIGLGHGAITDFSGEEGSTGIIPPDRARISGLDYLALGDWHGRMQVGPATWYSGTPEADGFKHDMASGALFIELSPVPVVEVVSTGRFSWQIMPIELLPGEEPVERLSRILPPIESRRDRMLRLVARGRLPLPRIAELETEIAAIGPDFGWFDSDLSALITETRPDDLDQIDRAGALRQAAEALLEEAGDERLTLPQREIANMALARLYSLALEEEQ; this is translated from the coding sequence TTGAACTTTCGTTTCCTGCATTCCTCAGATCTTCACTTGGGCAAGCCCTTCGGCTCCTATCCCGAGGCGATCCGCAACCGTCTGCGCGATGCCCGGCATGACTGCATCGCGAAGTTGGCCGAGGCAGCCCGCGCGCGCGGCGCAGGAACGATTCTGTTGGCCGGCGACACCTTCGACGCCGAGACGCCATCCCCCGAGACATTGCGCCATGCCCTACGTGCCATGGCAGCCGCGGAAGACATCCGGTGGGTGCTGCTGCCGGGCAACCACGACAGCCTTGCAGCATCCGAACTTTGGCGCAGGATCGTCTCTGACGGTCCTGGGAACCTGAGTCCGGTGACCTCATCGGCGCCCCTTCCGCTTGGTGGCGGGGCGATGCTGCTTCCCGCGCCTTGCACCCAGCGGCGCCCAGGGCGCGATCTGACCGAGGCAATGAATGCTGCAACCCCGGAAGGGACGCTTCGGATCGGATTAGGCCACGGCGCCATCACCGATTTTTCCGGTGAGGAGGGAAGCACGGGCATCATCCCGCCCGATCGGGCAAGGATTTCCGGGCTGGACTACCTGGCTCTGGGCGATTGGCACGGGCGGATGCAGGTCGGTCCAGCCACCTGGTATTCCGGAACGCCCGAGGCTGATGGTTTCAAGCATGACATGGCAAGCGGTGCGCTCTTCATCGAACTCTCACCCGTCCCTGTTGTTGAAGTGGTTTCGACCGGCCGGTTCAGTTGGCAGATCATGCCCATCGAGCTTTTGCCGGGGGAGGAGCCTGTGGAACGGCTTTCTCGGATACTGCCGCCGATCGAGAGCCGCCGCGATCGCATGTTGCGCTTGGTTGCCCGGGGGCGCCTTCCGCTTCCTCGGATTGCCGAACTTGAAACTGAAATCGCGGCGATAGGGCCCGATTTCGGCTGGTTCGACAGCGATCTGTCGGCCCTGATCACGGAAACTCGTCCCGATGATCTGGATCAGATCGACCGAGCTGGGGCGTTGCGGCAGGCGGCAGAGGCGCTTCTGGAGGAGGCGGGGGACGAAAGGTTGACCCTTCCCCAGCGCGAGATCGCCAATATGGCGCTTGCCAGGCTCTACTCGCTGGCACTTGAGGAAGAGCAATGA